The following is a genomic window from Hippoglossus stenolepis isolate QCI-W04-F060 chromosome 14, HSTE1.2, whole genome shotgun sequence.
AATCCAGGGCAAGGTGCCTGCTGATGGCAGGGCTTTGTTTGGGAAATGacctagaaaaaaaaagaaaagaaaagtaaatcaaacacaaacagttcagCACAAGAAGATTagcctgaaaataaaacaatgaaaatactGTGGTGCTGACCCGAAACTCAATTCAATCATAATGTAATGATCCTCAACCGGACATGAGCTTCCTTTACATAAAAGACTGATccgaagaagagaaaaacaaggagagGAAAAAGTGTGTTCTTACTTTTAGTTTCCCCTCCTTTACTTGGAATACATCATGTATACACCTTTACTGTGTCATGGTATATCACGTTATGAAAGTAAAGTTCTAACCGAGCCTATaaggacatttttattaaaatgaaaaacttctAAAATGAGGTCAAGAACTTCACAAGTTAGGAAAACAAATGTGCGTGTCTGGCAGAGGCATCACTCAGAGGGACCTAATCCTCTTTAGCTGGTTGGTAAAGGAACAGTTTTTGACCTGTGTGGGAGTATGCgtgaaaagacaaataataTCACTCACATTGCTTCTGTTTGTAAGGAGGGTGTGATTGGCGAACGGAGATGAGgatgacaaagaggaagagCGGCCAGAGGAGCTCGATGATCAGCTGGAGCTACATGAGGAGAACAATCGGAGCTGTTAATGGTCAATTAAATACTCAAAAACCTTTGACTTCTGTCAAAGAGCAGCAGGACCAGAGTCAACTGGTGTGTTCTACACAAATACAACTTCAGACAGGGCAGCTATTATCGTCAATATAATTTCCAAGCTGTGTCTcattaaatagttttttcttaCAGACTCAAAAatctattctttttttctatgtGAAGTGAATAATGGCACCTTGTTCCTCCTGCGGTATGTGATGTTCTtccagagcaggaggaagagctgtCTGAAAAACCCCATGGCTCTGGACAGCTACCTGACCATGATGTGatcctggaaaacacaaaacgtGGTAAATCTTATACCatattataaatacaatataaacataacAGGATTGCACACAGATGATATTGGGGTTGCACAGATATAAAAATGGGTACTGCACAGTTAGTTGAAcccctgtgtgtttattgtttggTGCAGTGCTGGTTGTACCTTGTAcattttatcttaaaaaaatattttttactaaCCCTTGCCTTCTGATGTTGACTTAAATTAAACTAATATTCGTGACGAATTTCCTGCAAAAGACAAAACTGAGGCTGAGTACAGCTGAGCTTAATCTTTagctgaataaatacattttgttaaaCTTTTCAATATTAGAGGAAGTTAACCCTCCGGTGTGTGGCAGATCAAATGGGTTGATGTTGTATTTATTGTGAGAGAAGGTTGTTTTTTCGTGCCCGCTGTGATCTGCTGAAGGCGGACAATCCCCTCCTTTATCCTGAAATCCTCCTGATCCTAACAGCTTACCTGTGTCCCTCTGAGACGCTCACTTTTGCTCTGTCAATGTGAAAGACTTTACGCGATGGCATCTTCCCCGTGTTTGTGCAGAAGTAAATAGTCTCAGGATCCAGATCGCGATTTCTGCCAGGTTGCAAAGAATGATCGGGCTAATTCCCCTCTACCTGAGACAGTGTGTTACCTTAAAATGACAATAGTTTTGTGCAGTCATCTGTTTACATTTCAACGCTTTGCAGACGTCTGGGACAAAGTGTTGCACACAGGTTATGTAACATCAGTATTTTCAATTTTTCTGTCTATTTTGTCTATGTAAATTAATTTCATTCAAATGTTTCTCTATTCTGAGGCCGTTTATGAAGGTTTCCAGTAGGAAAATAAAGGTTATTATTGCGATGTGATACATTTGTCAGTCGATGTAGATTGTTAAGTATTAGTACTTAAGttagtttaatttaaagttatttcAGTGAGTCTTTTTCAGAAGCAACttgagaaggggaaaaaaacaatatcaataattagtGCgatgtaattttcatcaatagcaacatAACAAAAGTCCAACATATCGACACATTGTGCACATAACACACATCTGACTTGTGAAATTGtttctttaaacagaaaaagaaataataacgaatacatattatatttttgaTCTAATTATTTTACCATAATATCCAACCACAGAAACGACGtattcaaacaaaatgtaaagtaaatatacaaatacataaaaccaATACAGCAATATCACTGCTTCCCTTCATTATCACAAGTGTCGCATTTAAAATAGCCGAACTACGAGGGGGGGGAAACTAACAAGCTAACATCCCAGCGTTAGCGACACATTGGTCCACCGCTTCCTGCCTCTAGCATGTTGCAGACCGGGGCTGTTGCTGGCTACAAACAGGCCCCTTTTAAATAAGATGAACAAACCTCACTGGGCTCCAGAGGCTCGTGAGACCGAAGGGAATCATTACCTTCGTGTTTCACAGCTGATAAAAGCTCCTCCGCTCAGAGGCGACGACACATAAACACCCGGGCGCTCGTCATTGACTCGGTCAGGTCGTGATAGCAGGTGAAAGCGGAGGCACGTCCCGCCCGCTCCACACGGTGATTGGCTACGGGGCATTCCAGGGGCGGGGGGGTAAAGGAAGCCGGTGTCGATTCTGATTggttttccctctgtgttttggTAAACGTCGACAGCTGATTGGCCAAGGGCTTGCAGCGCATCCGTTATGTGCACGCGCTCTGTCACTTGGATAATAATAACTGTGTTCTTGCAATGTTTACGTGgttataaaatacatttttaatcataataacaataactttttTTGGAATaacacttatctaaacaagggTACAAAGTGCTTCAGAAAACCCAAaggcaaataaatgaatgcattaAAAATCAAAGTTATTCAATTCAGATCCATTTTAAGCAACATATGACATATTAAGgttaaaatgtatagagaaacccaacagttcccacaatgagcagcactttggtgaTTGtgaagagagacaaaaaaacaactcccTCATCAACTTGAAGAAAAACTTCTagcagactcagtgtgggcggccatctgcctgGACAggttggggtgagaggagaTATTCTTATTATAAACAGCACATTACGACATATTATACCTATCACTTATTAAAATAGtatcaataataatcatttgCAGTTTaatagtttcatttaaatacagtATGGTGACAGGATGGTGCTATTTAAAATATGATGATGACTCAGCTGCACCTTGTACTaaatttttccattttcaaaatgtttcatttaataTGTAGTAACTGAAACTTACTCATCAAGCACTGGCttctcaataaataaaatcaggaaGACATCTTACAGATCGTTTTAATGAACATCCCCAAAACAGCAATGtcttaaaaatatatgaatctCTCTGTCACATAAGGCAGTTACCTTCAGTTGTGCAGGGTGTCTGCTAACTGTCAGGCACAGTCAGAAAAAAGCAttgtatgaataaaaacagagcgTCGCCCCCAGCACCTTCCTCTGAAGCTTGTTGCAGACACTTGATACATGACACTGGAAGCACATTACAATGAAATACACTGACCCTCTGTGATGATTCAATTCAGATTCCCCACATCAAGCATGTTTGCCTCAGGCCCACCAGGCTGGAAGACTCGTGATCACTCAACACTGTTCACCACCATGTAAATTAGTGAATTCAAAAAATATCTTTGCATCTCAGCTATTTCCTGCATTGTTAAATatctgataaataaaaaaatgagaGCTAACATCTATTCGCACTTTAAAATAAGTTCTTACAAAAAGTCTAATtgactttaaatttaaaatatatagcTAGACTAATTTGTTGTGTTCAGTAGTGTGACAACAGCTCATGATATGCTGTGCGATCAATTGCATAATATTTTCTGAGTTTGGCAAAAGTTCATGTAGGTTGAATACTGTGCAGTATTTTCGCCCCTTGCAGAAAGGCTCAAATAAACACTGGCTGCTCCTGTCCCGTTAAGAGCCGATATGTTGAGGCAGGCATCGTCTTCAAGTGAATCTGcccagagagggaaaaaaaacatgattcaaaCTTTGAGAATATGTAATGATCACTTTTCAAATCCTCCAAATAAATTCCAGCATTTAAATCACCTCTCCAACTGCATTGGTCAGAATCTGGATGATCTTTTCGTGCTGCGTGGCGACAACACTTTGTCCATTTATTTCAATGATGCGGTGCCCGACACGaatgcctcctctctctgctaTACCGCCGCGCATCAGACTGCAGATCTGCAACGAGAAAatagagacattttaaattcaagattttatttaaacatgtttgaaaGCTGGGTTAAAAGAACAGATGATCATGATTATTTTATCAAGTCATTGTTCCCAAGGTCAACTTTAACACAacttaaaacaaaatacttaGCGGAGTTGGTGAAGGCTTCCTTGGTGCGTCTGGTTAATATTTGATTACATTCTTTAGATAACCTTAAAAAACAGAGGTGGTCAATTTCCCTTTTATTTACCAAGGCAATACTAACCGACTGCACAGCGGTTTATCATCAAAACAgattaataaatgtgttttttcagttaTCTGGGATTTAAATTGGGTTTAGTGTCATGATCAGAGTCTTGAGGAACAATGCTCAGGGAggttgtttaatttaattattctcCAATCACATGATTtcctaaaacaaaacaaaatacaacaattaGCTGTGTGGGCTTCCACACCCGACTTGATATTGACAcagtaaaaatatgaatattgacATACAATGCCGTCCTCCACACTGAAGCCGAGCTGAAACTTGGGATCTGGTCTCTTGATAATCGCGCTGGTGACCGGAGGGCAGTGGACGATGCTGAGCTTCAGGTACTTTTGGCTTTTCAGGTCCTGAGAtggaagaaaatgtcaggaacaaTAAGAGCAAGAGGTTAAAAGGTAATTGTTCCAAGGGGACAACATTACTTTTcattatgttgtttgtgttatgtGACTTTTAGCCTCATTGTTGGTAGTTGTCTATGGAAACATCCACTTGGATTTACTCTGTTAGTGCAACACAGCCCCTTTAGCATTTTAGCACAGTTGTTGATGTTCTTTTCCATGAGTAATACATGATATTTTatggtttttgttgttttgtttaaaaaacacttctcaTCACTTTGCAGGGACAAACGgtcttgttttctttgaccCACTGTTAAAAGCCCAAATCAAATCATTACTGAGACATTCTCACACTGCATGGAAACACAGTGCCATCTTGTGTGCCTTTAGGATACTACCTGAGCAAgtatatttaaatgaacactTGAGGCAGTGTATCTGAAGTGCTATTGAGAAATTCAGCCATTCCAGCATGAACTCAAACCACCACAacttttattataattgttaaTAGTGTTGTTGTCATTTCAATGATAAGTCTGTGCAGAATCTTCCCGTCTTACCCGGATGATGTTCTGGCAGGTGGTGATAGGCAGACCCACCATGCTGGTGCCGTTGACGGACATGATGCGGTCACCGATGCTGAGCTCGCCGGAGCGCTCAGCTGCACCTCCGTGAAGTAAGTTGGCCACCACCACAGTGGGCAGGATTGAGCCCCAGCCTGACTCCACCACTGCTACGCCCAGGAGCTCTCCAGCAGCCTTGGTGATGGCCACCTGAACCACACACAGAAATCTAGTTGAGCAATGACTCCCTTACAATTATCTTCAATCTATTTAGTcgttcacaaaaaaacacatataacACACTTGAGGAAGGAAAACTGCATCTCACAGGGATCTTCTTAAAAGTATACTTTCAATACTTTGTTTTAATGGTCACCTTTAGCTATTAATGACACATGTGGTGTGTACGAATGAGAAACTGATACCACTACAACACAGGACTTCTGTATTTTGATGATGTGAAACCGATATAAAGCTGCTTACATCTCGGAGGTTCTGAGAGTCAGAGAAGTGGGCCAGGTCTCCGTTGTAGAGCTCCTGACTCTCCAGGTAGTCACTGTACTCGCCGGGCCTCAGGTCGCTGGCTTTGAGGCCGTTGGTATGCAGGAACTGCTGATAGGCCACTCCGAAAGCCTGACCAATAGCCTGAGCTATCGTCTGAGCCTGGATGGAGGAAcacgagaggagagaaaagaggtttCAAAACTGTCGTTGCATTAACATCTGTGAGAAGACTTTTGGATCTGGACGGCAGgtttaataaatatttcacCTCCTATTTTCATATTGACAAATTAAAACGAATGAGATCATTTGCAAAACACTAAAGAGAACAAATGTCACACCCTAAAAAATGTTCCCATCTTTTCCATAAAAGGTGATACCTTCTTTATACTGTTTCAacagttattttttatatttgctaaTGTATTTAGCCTCACCGACTGTGAAATGTATTTCTGAATAAAAGGTTTCATATGAAATAAGTTAAGCTGGGAAAACCTAGCTGAAGAGGCAGGAGCTTCATGGCCTTTAGTGGCCCATAGCTAATTAAATTTCTAAAAGAAACTCCTCCCGTTCAGTCTTGCCAACTGTGGGAAACTGGGACGACAGCCAGACCTTTTTTACATTCATGAGATCTTGCTGGCTGTCTGGAGGAAGGAAAGCAGGCCAAGCTGAAGCTGAAACTGTTGTCGAGcaggaaacaacacatttgatcTGATATATACAAAATTGCATGGAGCAAGATAAACTTTAATAAAGTCAGTTGTTTGCTTAATGTTTGCCTAAATGCGCCAGGCTTGTGCTGAAGAGATTAAGTTGTGGCCACTTTGAAGATCATAGAAACAGATCAGGGAACACTTATTTTTATCGTCTAACCACCACAGCAGATGTTGGGAGTCCAGGGGTTGAAACTTTTTGATGCAAtaagtcaaataaaagtttagAAAAGAAATGTCGTCCTGCTATAACACTTTTTAAACGACTGACTCACATCCTCAGAGGAGAAGACATGACAGATCATCAAGCACTTCTTCTGAGAACCCGAGGAGGATGACGGAGAGGAGGAGTTGGAGGGAGGGTCACTATCCTGTCCTTTACGTTTCCTTCGTGCCATGAGGACCACGATTTTACCAATGTCGGCAATGTAGGAGATCATCTGCAGAGCGTGATCCATCATCGCTTcctgacagaaagagaaaaagaaatgacaggAAGGTCTGGTTTTCAACTTCACCTGTGGTAACTTGAAATACAAAATTCATGACAAAGAACATGACCCcacctttattttaaatttttgtcaGTCAGGCAATCATTGCCTGGTACTGTACAAATGTCTAAAACTCCTCAAGGCAACAGGAGAAACTAAACAGAAGCAACAAGCTGTCGTTATTTAACAAGTTGCAGTGTCCTTTAAAGCAAcagtttgaatgaatgaattgcCAAAAGGTTTTCTTCTTgcatacataataataataaaaaaagaataagtattattttcctttaaatgcAACTGTGATATAAATTGTAAGAATATCATTTGTAATCAATAACTGAAACTAGGAAACTCAATGTGTTGCAGTGAGGCACACCCATGCTAAGGGGGGAGCTGACAGTAAATGACCCACTTTTACTCCCCTGACAATTCAACCACACAGTAGAGGAAAAAATAGACTCTACTATTACTGCAACATTACTGCAGTGCGCTCATATTAAATCCCCATCCAGTTCTATATTAAGGATTCCTGCTGTGAGAGCTCAGTGTGGAGGTGAAAATGAAGAAGCGTACTGCTGCCTTAGAAAACTTAAGTGAAGTAATGTATGTTttagaaaaggaaatcaaactCTGAATCTAATCATGTTTCATGATAAGAGAGTGAGTAAGAACACTGGACATACAGTATACCAGCAGTTACAGACGTCTAAGCTGTCAAAAAAGTGGTCCAAAAACCTTCAATTTCTTTTAGGCTGATTAATTTTCCTTAAAACCTGAAAATTAGGATTCTAATATGATCAAACCTCATAATTTAATCCACTTTACGACCTGTCATCAAATGAGATTCCACTGATCCATCATCAGATTTTGTTGGCTTTAAAGTCCAGGAATGCTACCACTATAAACGGTAGAAAAGGCCTTGACACAACTAATtgtaactaataataataataataataataatactttataaTGCTACAAtctaaacattttaattgagaGCAATTGGATAatagtgctttaaaaaaaagcaaactagACAAAAAGGAAGATAACTAAAAAACTACAGGGTAATAACATTGAGACAATATACAGTGCCGTACCTGTGTGTCAGCAGTGAGCACTTTGATTCGCTGCGTGGAGATGAACAGATCCACTTCCGTCATTGGCTGAGACTCACCCTCTGGGGCCTGAAAGAAACAGTCCAGTCAAAAGAGTGCGGAGCATCAGCTCAATTTCAGAACAACTGTTTGAAATTGACTCATAACTGTTATGAGGACACCCCAGCAAGTTGGTCTTATGGTAATAGAAAGATCTTAAATGTATACATACATGGAATATTAGTGAGAAAAAGCTTTACTGAAACATTACCTCACAGAAACCCTAAAGCAATATAGCACAGAAACTGCTGTGCTTAATGTTCACTTCTGTTGTGTCGTGCTTCCATTTCAAACCAGCATCCATGATAAGCCGATGTTTTTGTCATCAGGACTTCACCTTTATTCGGTCCACAGCCTCCTGAGCCTGAGTCATACGAGCGTTGGTAgatgggttcttctctgattTGATCTGAGTGGAGCCCAGATACTTGGACCCAAATATCACCCCATCCAACAGGTCGTCAGGATCACAAGGACCAGGCACTAAGATACAAAACAGCATTGGTTATAAAATGACGTTGCTTCTATTCTTTATTGTGTCAATGAAAGAAGTATAGTGACGTGATTTACCATCTTTGTATGCAGGACGATCGTCAGCACTCCGCTGTGACAGCAAAGAGGAAAATTAAGGATTTATAGCAATGCATTAGCTGatcaaatgaaatttaaaagaTCATTATTGTGATATCGTGTCTCATTTTGAAGTTAACAGTCCTTTTACCTTATTATACTATTTTCAACTTGACCTACCTTTTCACTCTCTGCAGCCGCTTCTTCATCCGGAGGCTCCTCACCCAGCTTCATCCACACTGGTTCAGGATACTCTTCGTcgggcagagaggagagggagtcCTCCCTGTGCCGCTGATGTTGCCCATTCCCATAATGCCCCCAGAACCTCTGTGCATCATCCTGACTGTAGGAAACTGACACCACTGCGTCCACCTCTCCTATGTGGGGCAAAGAGGTGGGACGTGGTCTAGCACCGATCTCTGTGCACTGCAGCAGCCCTAGCACGTCTCTCTGGTGGCTTTCAGAGAACAGCAACCCAGTGGTTTCAGTGCTGTTATCTGTTATTAGGGATGAAGCACAGGCTTCTTGCTCAGACGTGCTGGAGCAGTGATGGTGAGATGGTGTTCGATGATCGGGATGAGGCTCTTCACCCATCAGTTGGAGCTGGCTGAGCAGGGAGTGGATGCGGCTGTGGTCTTCGTCAGCTGATGTTTCCATGTCCCTGAATGTTACCTccttctcgtcctcctcctccccaacACCCTCTAAGTCTTCCTGCCtcacctcttcttcctcatcaacTGCTACATCCTCTTCTTCCGCTTCCACCTCAGTATTCTGCTCTGGTTCTGAATTGTTTTGCACCAGTTCCTGCTGGTTTATGTCAATCTGAGTCACTGTGTCACTAATGTCCGAAGGTACTAATACTGGCTCCTCTGGACTGGCCTTGTCTAAGCTGTCAACAGAAGGAGGGAAGCTTGGGTCATCCAGGTCGT
Proteins encoded in this region:
- the si:ch73-40i7.5 gene encoding amyloid-beta A4 precursor protein-binding family A member 3, which translates into the protein MDTDVCPADQSNSTSSDTQWSDSVPVDEASGVEVIRRTVAALPGSEVEDLDSFNMIEPPPLDWRSDSSSEAGSADDLDDPSFPPSVDSLDKASPEEPVLVPSDISDTVTQIDINQQELVQNNSEPEQNTEVEAEEEDVAVDEEEEVRQEDLEGVGEEEDEKEVTFRDMETSADEDHSRIHSLLSQLQLMGEEPHPDHRTPSHHHCSSTSEQEACASSLITDNSTETTGLLFSESHQRDVLGLLQCTEIGARPRPTSLPHIGEVDAVVSVSYSQDDAQRFWGHYGNGQHQRHREDSLSSLPDEEYPEPVWMKLGEEPPDEEAAAESEKRSADDRPAYKDVPGPCDPDDLLDGVIFGSKYLGSTQIKSEKNPSTNARMTQAQEAVDRIKAPEGESQPMTEVDLFISTQRIKVLTADTQEAMMDHALQMISYIADIGKIVVLMARRKRKGQDSDPPSNSSSPSSSSGSQKKCLMICHVFSSEDAQTIAQAIGQAFGVAYQQFLHTNGLKASDLRPGEYSDYLESQELYNGDLAHFSDSQNLRDVAITKAAGELLGVAVVESGWGSILPTVVVANLLHGGAAERSGELSIGDRIMSVNGTSMVGLPITTCQNIIRDLKSQKYLKLSIVHCPPVTSAIIKRPDPKFQLGFSVEDGIICSLMRGGIAERGGIRVGHRIIEINGQSVVATQHEKIIQILTNAVGEIHLKTMPASTYRLLTGQEQPVFI